DNA from Sulfurospirillum tamanense:
CATCTCCTCGCTTGCTTGCACAATAGCTTGTAAAATTACATTAATGGTGGCATTGATTTCATTGAGGGATTTTTGCGTACGCTCTGCCAATTTTCGTACTTCATCAGCCACTACCGCAAACCCGCGTCCATGGTCTCCTGCTCTTGCTGCTTCGATGGCTGCATTAAGCGCCAAGAGATTTGTTTGGTCGGCAATATCTGCAATAATCTCAAGAATGCTTTGAACCTGCTGTGCATCACTATTGAGTTGGCTTATTTTGTGGGCCAGTTCAACCTCTGTGGCGGCACTATTTTTAACTTTTAATGCTAGTTCTTGAATATGTTTTTGGGCACTTTTAAGTTCGGTATTTGCTACCAATATTTCCTCTCTTGATGCCTCAGCTTTTTGGATTGAAGTTTTAATATCCTCGCCAAGCTCCTTTGTTACCGAGGTAGTTTCCAAAATAAGCGTAGTGGAGTCCTCTACGCGCTTTCCCACCTCCAAAGAGGTTGCCGAAAGCTCATGAGCAACCGAAGAGTTTTCACTGGATAGGTTTTTTGATAGTGCAATAATACTTCTAATTTTTTCTATAAACCGATTAACCTCCTTGCTTGCCTCGGAGATTTCATCGTGTTTTTCGTCCGCCAACTTCTTTGTCAAATCTCCTTCTCCGCTAGCTAACTCGCTTGCATAGTGTTTCATTTGCATTAAAGGAGACAAGCCTCGCGTGATGCCAATATACAACAAAAACAAAGAAGCCAAAATACCAAAAACGCCTATGCTAATAAATTTTTTCAATAGCTCATCAAGGGGGCCTGAGAGCTCACTGTGCGGGACTACAGCTAATAAAATATAAGGTGTTCCAGAAATCCTTTTAAAGTAGTAAATCTTTTTTTCATGACCATGAAGCTGCAAAATCTCCATTCCATGCTCTTTGGATGTAATGGCCTCTTTAAGCACATGCAGCTTTAGCTCATCAAGAGTTTTGCCCAGTATTTTATCGCTTGGATGAATAATAACTTTTCCATCCGTTTGCACAAGCACCATATAGCCACTACCCATAGGCTTGGCTGATTGGATAACTTTATCAACATCAGCAGTTCTGATTTCAGAAGAGATAACGCCAATGGGCTTGTTGTTTTTCATGATTTCCCTGTTGACAGAGATAAACCGCACCAAGTTACCGCTCATCTCCCTGTACTCTTCTGGCCCATGGATGGTTGCTTTTCCGGTTCCAATGGTATTAACATACCAAGGTTGTTTAACAGGGTCATACCCCTCTTCCCACCAACCAGTAGTATCAAAATATTCCCCATTTTCCAGCGCCCCAAAAACCCCATAAATCCCCATGGTATCTTTAGCCTGCCGCATGTGCTTAAGGTAGGTTTCTTTGTCGTATTCCCCCAGTCCCGAGAGCACGCTAGCCAACATGCTTACCACATCTTTTTTGGTGCTAATAAACCCTGCTATATTCTCAGCAAAGGGCAATACTTCACTTTTAAGCTCAGCTTCGACTTGCTCCAAAGTCTTTTCCTTGATACCCACATAGCCCACATAGCTCAATGCCACAATCACAATGGCTGTCAGCAAGGATGCCATGGTGAGTATTTTTGTCTTTAGCTTCATACTTAGTCCTTAAAGTTATAATAAATATTTAAGGCGGTAATATACTAAAAAACCGACTGCGATGTATTGTAAAAAAGCGAACTTTACAGCGACAATACCAAGGAAAAACGCGTGCTAACCTACCAAGAGCTAATGCCCATCACCAAAGAGATTGCAACATATGTACACTTGTACTCTTTTTCTCAAGGGGTTTTGGACGAACCCCATGCCAAATACATCACCCGA
Protein-coding regions in this window:
- a CDS encoding methyl-accepting chemotaxis protein, with amino-acid sequence MKLKTKILTMASLLTAIVIVALSYVGYVGIKEKTLEQVEAELKSEVLPFAENIAGFISTKKDVVSMLASVLSGLGEYDKETYLKHMRQAKDTMGIYGVFGALENGEYFDTTGWWEEGYDPVKQPWYVNTIGTGKATIHGPEEYREMSGNLVRFISVNREIMKNNKPIGVISSEIRTADVDKVIQSAKPMGSGYMVLVQTDGKVIIHPSDKILGKTLDELKLHVLKEAITSKEHGMEILQLHGHEKKIYYFKRISGTPYILLAVVPHSELSGPLDELLKKFISIGVFGILASLFLLYIGITRGLSPLMQMKHYASELASGEGDLTKKLADEKHDEISEASKEVNRFIEKIRSIIALSKNLSSENSSVAHELSATSLEVGKRVEDSTTLILETTSVTKELGEDIKTSIQKAEASREEILVANTELKSAQKHIQELALKVKNSAATEVELAHKISQLNSDAQQVQSILEIIADIADQTNLLALNAAIEAARAGDHGRGFAVVADEVRKLAERTQKSLNEINATINVILQAIVQASEEMTENSRSIEALSDVSKSVEEKILSTVTVMDNATKTNEVLVNEYKETASKINTVSTKILESNDISSQNARSVEEIASAANHLSSMTEQLNETLGKFKT